In Maniola jurtina chromosome 2, ilManJurt1.1, whole genome shotgun sequence, the following proteins share a genomic window:
- the LOC123876966 gene encoding chromodomain-helicase-DNA-binding protein 1 isoform X1: protein MLMKGSMNESGSDSMSEKGGKSDTSGSGSGSESESGSSSSGSGTLGRSGSDKSSNVHTDRSHHSDDTKSSPKRSNANSSKSDHHTDKDSSDDSITKRKSRNNHGKVKSDLWEDNPDMFGIRRSGRSRKVPDRLKLADSDSSDKGRSHDRKSRKKSDSWNSDTSDSDSDLKGSPPPPSKRPGQRSVPLRKKKPTRRRRFTSDEEESSEASDEDTRSRTATRRTGAAAVSYKEASDEQTDSSDLLENEGGEEGEGEAEPEPEDHSETIERVLGLRRGKKGVTGNVTTVYYVEEHGDPNEGCNPDDEESTELQYLIKWKGWSHIHNTWESEKSLNDQKVKGMKKLENFIKKEADLSWWRRQACPEDIDYYECQSELQQELVKTYNSVERIFAEQTRELEGGGTAHEYFCKWESLPYADATWEDSPLIEKRWPKEVEQFKYREAAKTTPSRHCPVLKRRPKFHQVKEQPEYMGKDQTYILRDYQMDGLNWLIHSWCKDNSVILADEMGLGKTIQTICFLYYLFQTQQLYGPFLCVVPLSTMTAWQREFAQWAPDINVVTYIGDVSSRHIIREFEWSFASSKRLKFNAILTTYEILLKDRQFLRSFSWACLLVDEAHRLKNDDSLLYKALKEFDTNHRLLVTGTPLQNSLKELWALLHFIMPYKFESWEEFEKDHEDAATKGYEKLHKQLEPFILRRQKKDVEKSLPAKVEQILRVEMTSIQKQYYKWILTKNYSALRKGVKGSLNTFINIVIELKKCCNHALLTKPEEFETRASLATTDAVEKLLRGSGKLLLLDKLLCRLKETGHRVLIFSQMVRMLDILAEYLQRRHFSFQRLDGSIKGELRKQALDHFNAEGSQDFCFLLSTRAGGLGINLATADTVIIFDSDWNPQNDLQAQARAHRIGQKNQVNIYRLVTARSVEEDIVERAKRKMVLDHLVIQRMDTTGRTVLNKRDASGTTVNNPFNKEDLNAILKFGAEELFKDDDENEEDPVCDIDEILQRAETRDEGPAMVGDELLSAFKVASFAFDEEKAVMEVKKDSAEEAGKDWDDIIPENVRKNIEEQEKNKEIEDLYLPPRRKNMNQNNAEGGRKRRGRGEAGDGGEGEGGEGADGDAESDGSDPDASGDDDRPRKRGRPPASHREKIKGFTDQEIRRFVKSFKKFCAPLKHLDSIACDAELQEKPLAELKKLGEILQERCKAVLNDTTETPANENSDGRKNARKTFKLGGVPVNAKTMAACQDELAPLDDFLPQTKEERLKWQLDFRTRPANFDIEWGVEDDSRLLAGIYQYGMGSWEAIKMDSSFGIGDKILTNGDKKPQAKHLQSRAEYLLKLIKKLLDQKNGKQKQRKPRMKKGAKEPITKDTIEDDLSSGAESKKGNKNAKNNDKGEKAKSKVEDVLTHDEASNDRKEKDKKRTKKEGKDRTKNDKGRGRKKPAGPMHFTANNEPRALELLGDLDPSVFDECKEKMRPVKKALRALDNPDQTLSESEQVSRTRACLTQIGSQIDICLAEYPDPEKKVEWRSNLWYFVSKFTNFDAKQLYRLYRYGLKKSDSKKDGKHKENKSHVKNNINNSNNHIKSYKKDKDKDKSNRKEKRPKTDKDDKKNDKTAHASGVKRKLEEGECDPEPTENKRHERHKHKHKDRRDREGSLKRDDLIYRDRSRSERERERDRDRDRDRDRERDRERDRDRDRERDRERDRDRERSRTRRDSGGVNPRVRPPYAQHAHTDHAVHPAHPAHPAHPAWTPPAYPGPRQYRGGDRTARPHDKRRFGGYGAMTAGPYGSGYFEGAVIPGGMGFPPVRPYPEDWRGYAQPDYAYDERDYEREVYRRDYDRRAPPT, encoded by the exons ATGCTCATG AAGGGCTCCATGAATGAATCTGGAAGTGATTCTATGAGTGAGAAGGGTGGGAAGAGTGATACCAGTGGATCAGGCTCTGGAAGTGAAAG TGAGAGTGGTTCAAGTTCTTCGGGTTCTGGGACTCTTGGCCGATCTGGATCTGATAAGTCATCAAATGTTCACACCGATCGATCACATCACAGTGATGACACAAAATCATCACCAAAACGCAGCAATGCTAATTCTTCTAAATCTGATCATCACACTGATAAAGACTCTTCGGATGATTCTATCACAAAGCGTAAATCTAGAAATAACCATGGTAAAGTCAAATCAGATCTTTGGGAAGATAACCCTGATATGTTTGGTATTAGGCGATCAGGTCGCTCAAGAAAAGTTCCAGATAGACTAAAACTTGCTGATAGTGATTCTAGTGATAAAGGAAGAAGTCATGATAGGAAAAGTAGGAAAAAAAG cgACTCTTGGAATTCAGATACCTCAGATAGTGATAGTGACCTAAAGGGTTCACCACCACCACCATCAAAACGACCAGGCCAAAGAAGTGTACCTTTAAGAAAAAAGAAACCAACCAGAAGAAGAAGATTTACAAGTGACGAGGAAGAAAGCTCGGAGGCTTCTGATGAAGATACTAGGAG TCGAACCGCAACGCGACGTACGGGGGCGGCTGCAGTAAGCTACAAAGAAGCCAGCGATGAACAAACTGACTCATCAGACCTTTTGGAAAATGAGGGGGGTGAAGAGGGGGAGGGGGAGGCGGAGCCGGAGCCCGAAGATCATAGTGAAACTATTGAAAGGGTTCTGGGCCTTAGACGTGGGAAGAAAGGAG TCACGGGCAATGTGACTACAGTTTACTATGTAGAAGAGCATGGAGATCCCAATGAGGGTTGTAATCCTGATGACGAGGAATCAACTGAACTACAGTACCTGATTAAATGGAAAGGCTGGTCCCATATCCACAATACATGGGAGTCGGAGAAGTCACTTAATGATCAAAAGGTCAAGGGCATGAAAAagttagaaaattttattaaaaaggaAGCAGACCTTTCTTGGTGGAGACGACAGGCTTGTCCTGAGGATATCGACTACTATGAATGTCAATCTGAATTACAGCAAGAACTAGTCAAAACATATAACAGTGTGGAAAGGATATTTG ctGAACAAACACGTGAGCTAGAAGGAGGTGGAACAGCTCATGAATATTTCTGTAAGTGGGAATCACTGCCTTATGCGGACGCAACTTGGGAAGATTCTCCTCTTATAGAGAAAAGGTGGCCTAAAGAAGTAGAACAGTTCAAATACAGGGAGGCCGCGAAAACAACGCCCTCTAGACATTGTCCTGTCTTAAAAAGGCGGCCCAAGTTCCATCAGGTCAAAGAACAACCTGAATACATGGGCAAAGATCAG ACTTATATACTGAGAGATTATCAAATGGATGGATTGAATTGGTTAATACATTCCTGGTGTAAAGACAATTCCGTTATATTAGCTGATGAGATGGGCTTAGGCAAAACTATACAGACTATATGTTTTTTATACTACCTGTTTCAAACTCAGCAATTATATGGACCATTTCTATGTGTTGTACCTCTAAGTACGATGACTGCGTGGCAAAGGGAGTTTGCGCAGTGGGCGCCAGATATCAATGTCGTAACATATATCGGTGACGTCAGCAGTAGACATATT ATTAGAGAATTCGAGTGGAGTTTCGCTAGTTCAAAGAGGTTAAAATTTAACGCGATTCTGACGACTTACGAGATTTTACTGAAAGATAGACAATTTCTGAGGTCTTTCAGCTGGGCTTGCTTGTTAGTCGATGAAGCGCATAGGTTAAAGAATGACGACTCACTGTTATACAAGGCACTCAAAGAGTTTGATACAAATCATAGGTTACTTGTAACTGGTACACCACTGCAGAATTCTCTAAAAGAATTATGGGCgcttttacattttataatgCCATATAA GTTTGAATCATGGGAGGAATTTGAGAAAGACCATGAAGATGCAGCAACAAAAGGCTACGAAAAGTTACACAAACAATTAGAACCCTTTATATTGAGGCGGCAGAAGAAAGATGTTGAGAAATCATTGCCTGCAAAAGTGGAACAAATATTAAGAGTGGAAATGACTTCCATACAAAAACAGTACTACAAGTGGATTCTTACAAAAAACTACAGTGCATTACGAAAAGGTGTAAAGGGCTCATTAAATACATTCATCAATATTGTGATAGAGTTAAAGAAATGCTGCAATCATGCACTCCTAACTAAACCAGAGGAGTTCGAGACGCGGGCATCGCTTGCTACTACTGATGCTGTTGAG AAACTTCTCAGAGGCTCTGGTAAACTGCTATTATTAGATAAACTGCTATGCAGGCTAAAAGAAACTGGGCATCGTGTGCTTATATTCTCTCAAATGGTTAGAATGTTGGATATTCTTGCTGAATACTTACAAAGGCGGCACTTTTCATTCCAACGCCTTGACGGGAGCATAAAGGGGGAACTGAGGAAGCAGGCTTTGGATCATTTCAATGCAGAAGGTTCCCAGGATTTTTGCTTTTTACTGTCAACGCGAGCCGGCGGCCTCGGTATTAACTTGGCAACAGCTGATACCGTCATCATATTCGATTCCGATTGGAACCCACAAAATGATCTGCAAGCTCAAGCTCGCGCGCATCGTATTGGACAAAAGAACcag GTCAATATTTATCGATTGGTAACCGCCAGGTCGGTGGAAGAAGATATTGTTGAGAGGGCCAAGAGGAAAATGGTCCTCGACCACCTCGTGATCCAGAGAATGGACACAACGGGGCGAACGGTGCTCAACAAGCGGGACGCTTCCGGGACCACTGTGAACAACCCCTTTAACAAGGAAGACTTGAAcgccatcttgaaatttggcGCTGAAGAATTGTTcaaagatgatgatgaaaatgaagAAGATCCTGTT TGCGACATAGATGAAATTCTTCAAAGAGCAGAAACGAGAGATGAAGGGCCAGCAATGGTGGGAGATGAACTTCTTTCTGCATTCAAAGTTGCCAGTTTCGCATTTGATGAGGAAAAAGCTGTTATGGAAGTCAAGAAAGATAGCGCGGAAGAAGCTGGAAAGGACTGG GATGACATAATTCCagaaaatgttaggaaaaatatAGAAGAGCAggagaaaaataaggaaatcGAGGATTTGTACTTACCGCCGAGAAGGAAGAATATGAACCAAAATAATGCAGAAGGAG GTCGCAAGCGCCGAGGTCGCGGTGAGGCTGGTGACGGCGGTGAGGGTGAAGGCGGCGAGGGTGCGGACGGGGACGCCGAGAGTGACGGCTCGGACCCCGACGCGAGCGGCGACGACGACCGACCCCGCAAGCGCGGCCGCCCTCCCGCTTCACACCGCGAGAAGATTAAGGGCTTCACTGATCAAGAG ATAAGGAGATTTGTTAAGAGCTTCAAGAAGTTCTGTGCACCATTGAAGCACCTGGACAGCATAGCATGCGATGCAGAACTGCAGGAGAAACCACTCGCCGAACTCAAGAAGTTGGGCGAAATCCTACAAGAGAGATGCAAAGCAGTATTGAATGACACCACAGAGACACCAGCCA atgaAAATAGTGACGGGCGTAAGAATGCAAGAAAAACGTTCAAGCTTGGCGGCGTGCCTGTTAATGCCAAGACAATGGCTGCCTGCCAGGACGAACTCGCGCCCCTGGACGATTTCCTGCCACAAACTAAAGAGGAAAGACTGAAGTGGCAGTTGGATTTCAG AACGAGACCAGCAAATTTCGATATCGAATGGGGAGTAGAAGACGATTCAAGACTGTTAGCTGGCATTTATCAGTATGGTATGGGATCATGGGAAGCAATCAAAATGGACTCTTCATTTGGTATAGGTGATAAAATCCTCACAAACGGAGACAAAAAACCACAGGCGAAGCATTTACAGTCGAGGGCAGAGTATTTGTTGAAGCTAATAAAAAAACTACTAGATCAGAAAAACGGCAAACAAAAACAGAGAAAACCAAGGATGAAGAAGGGGGCCAAAGAACCAATAACAAAAGACACAATTGAAGATGATTTAAGTTCTGGTGCTGAGAGCAAAAAAGGGAATAAAAATGCTAAGAATAATGATAAAGGAGAAAAG GCTAAATCGAAAGTTGAAGATGTGTTAACACATGACGAAGCGTCTAATGACAGGAAAGAGAAAGACAAGAAGCGCACAAAAAAGGAAGGCAAAGATCGGACTAAAAATGATAAAGGGAGAGGCCGTAAAAAGCCAGCAGGTCCCATGCACTTCACCGCTAATAACGAACCTAGAGCTTTAGAACTGTTAGGCGACCTAGATCCATCTGTCTTTGATGAG TGCAAAGAAAAAATGAGACCAGTCAAAAAAGCACTACGCGCTCTCGATAATCCTGATCAAACCTTGTCAGAATCGGAACAGGTTTCGAGGACCAGAGCTTGCCTGACCCAAATAGGAAGCCAAATAGACATATGCTTAGCTGAATACCCAGATCCTGAAAAGAAAGTCGAATGGAGAAGTAATCTGTGGTATTTTGTGTCTAAGTTTACAAATTTTGATGCAAAGCAATTGTACAGGTTGTATAGATATGGTCTTAAGAAAAGTGATAGTAAAAAGGATGGAAAGCATAAAGAAAATAAG TCacatgtaaaaaataatataaataactccAATAACCATATTAAGTCATATAAAAAAGACAAAGACAAGGACAAAAGTAACAGAAAAGAGAAAAGGCCGAAAACCGATAAAGATGATAAGAAGAATGATAAAACTGCACATGCATCAGGAGTAAAAAGGAAACTGGAGGAAGGGGAATGTGACCCTGAACCGACCGAAAACAAACGTCACGAAAG ACATAAACACAAGCACAAGGATCGGAGAGATAGAGAAGGAAGCTTGAAGCGGGACGATTTGATCTACAGAGACCGGAGCCGTTCGGAGCGGGAAAGGGAGCGGGACCGCGATCGGGACCGGGACAGGGACCGGGAGCGGGACCGGGAACGAGATCGAGACCGAGATCGTGAACGGGACCGCGAGCGCGACCGGGACCGGGAGCGGTCGCGAACGCGGCGTGACAGCGGGGGCGTGAATCCGAGGGTGCGTCCGCCGTACGCGCAGCACGCGCACACTGACCACGCCGTGCACCCGGCGCACCCCGCGCACCCGGCGCACCCTGCCTGGACCCCGCCCGCCTACCCCGGGCCCCGGCAGTACCGAGGCGGCGACCGGACTGCGCGACCTCACGATAAGAGACG GTTTGGAGGCTACGGCGCGATGACAGCAGGGCCATACGGTAGCGGGTACTTCGAAGGAGCCGTCATTCCGGGCGGCATGGGCTTCCCGCCTGTGCGCCCCTACCCCGAGGACTGGCGGGGTTATGCGCAGCCCGATTACGCGTATGATGAACGGGACTACGAGCGCGAGGTCTATAGGAGAGACTACGATCGACGCGCTCCTCCAACATAA
- the LOC123876966 gene encoding chromodomain-helicase-DNA-binding protein 1 isoform X3 → MLMKGSMNESGSDSMSEKGGKSDTSGSGSGSESESGSSSSGSGTLGRSGSDKSSNVHTDRSHHSDDTKSSPKRSNANSSKSDHHTDKDSSDDSITKRKSRNNHGKVKSDLWEDNPDMFGIRRSGRSRKVPDRLKLADSDSSDKGRSHDRKSRKKSDSWNSDTSDSDSDLKGSPPPPSKRPGQRSVPLRKKKPTRRRRFTSDEEESSEASDEDTRSRTATRRTGAAAVSYKEASDEQTDSSDLLENEGGEEGEGEAEPEPEDHSETIERVLGLRRGKKGVTGNVTTVYYVEEHGDPNEGCNPDDEESTELQYLIKWKGWSHIHNTWESEKSLNDQKVKGMKKLENFIKKEADLSWWRRQACPEDIDYYECQSELQQELVKTYNSVERIFAEQTRELEGGGTAHEYFCKWESLPYADATWEDSPLIEKRWPKEVEQFKYREAAKTTPSRHCPVLKRRPKFHQVKEQPEYMGKDQTYILRDYQMDGLNWLIHSWCKDNSVILADEMGLGKTIQTICFLYYLFQTQQLYGPFLCVVPLSTMTAWQREFAQWAPDINVVTYIGDVSSRHIIREFEWSFASSKRLKFNAILTTYEILLKDRQFLRSFSWACLLVDEAHRLKNDDSLLYKALKEFDTNHRLLVTGTPLQNSLKELWALLHFIMPYKFESWEEFEKDHEDAATKGYEKLHKQLEPFILRRQKKDVEKSLPAKVEQILRVEMTSIQKQYYKWILTKNYSALRKGVKGSLNTFINIVIELKKCCNHALLTKPEEFETRASLATTDAVEKLLRGSGKLLLLDKLLCRLKETGHRVLIFSQMVRMLDILAEYLQRRHFSFQRLDGSIKGELRKQALDHFNAEGSQDFCFLLSTRAGGLGINLATADTVIIFDSDWNPQNDLQAQARAHRIGQKNQVNIYRLVTARSVEEDIVERAKRKMVLDHLVIQRMDTTGRTVLNKRDASGTTVNNPFNKEDLNAILKFGAEELFKDDDENEEDPVCDIDEILQRAETRDEGPAMVGDELLSAFKVASFAFDEEKAVMEVKKDSAEEAGKDWDDIIPENVRKNIEEQEKNKEIEDLYLPPRRKNMNQNNAEGGRKRRGRGEAGDGGEGEGGEGADGDAESDGSDPDASGDDDRPRKRGRPPASHREKIKGFTDQEIRRFVKSFKKFCAPLKHLDSIACDAELQEKPLAELKKLGEILQERCKAVLNDTTETPANENSDGRKNARKTFKLGGVPVNAKTMAACQDELAPLDDFLPQTKEERLKWQLDFRTRPANFDIEWGVEDDSRLLAGIYQYGMGSWEAIKMDSSFGIGDKILTNGDKKPQAKHLQSRAEYLLKLIKKLLDQKNGKQKQRKPRMKKGAKEPITKDTIEDDLSSGAESKKGNKNAKNNDKGEKAKSKVEDVLTHDEASNDRKEKDKKRTKKEGKDRTKNDKGRGRKKPAGPMHFTANNEPRALELLGDLDPSVFDECKEKMRPVKKALRALDNPDQTLSESEQVSRTRACLTQIGSQIDICLAEYPDPEKKVEWRSNLWYFVSKFTNFDAKQLYRLYRYGLKKSDSKKDGKHKENKSHVKNNINNSNNHIKSYKKDKDKDKSNRKEKRPKTDKDDKKNDKTAHASGVKRKLEEGECDPEPTENKRHERDRSRSERERERDRDRDRDRDRERDRERDRDRDRERDRERDRDRERSRTRRDSGGVNPRVRPPYAQHAHTDHAVHPAHPAHPAHPAWTPPAYPGPRQYRGGDRTARPHDKRRFGGYGAMTAGPYGSGYFEGAVIPGGMGFPPVRPYPEDWRGYAQPDYAYDERDYEREVYRRDYDRRAPPT, encoded by the exons ATGCTCATG AAGGGCTCCATGAATGAATCTGGAAGTGATTCTATGAGTGAGAAGGGTGGGAAGAGTGATACCAGTGGATCAGGCTCTGGAAGTGAAAG TGAGAGTGGTTCAAGTTCTTCGGGTTCTGGGACTCTTGGCCGATCTGGATCTGATAAGTCATCAAATGTTCACACCGATCGATCACATCACAGTGATGACACAAAATCATCACCAAAACGCAGCAATGCTAATTCTTCTAAATCTGATCATCACACTGATAAAGACTCTTCGGATGATTCTATCACAAAGCGTAAATCTAGAAATAACCATGGTAAAGTCAAATCAGATCTTTGGGAAGATAACCCTGATATGTTTGGTATTAGGCGATCAGGTCGCTCAAGAAAAGTTCCAGATAGACTAAAACTTGCTGATAGTGATTCTAGTGATAAAGGAAGAAGTCATGATAGGAAAAGTAGGAAAAAAAG cgACTCTTGGAATTCAGATACCTCAGATAGTGATAGTGACCTAAAGGGTTCACCACCACCACCATCAAAACGACCAGGCCAAAGAAGTGTACCTTTAAGAAAAAAGAAACCAACCAGAAGAAGAAGATTTACAAGTGACGAGGAAGAAAGCTCGGAGGCTTCTGATGAAGATACTAGGAG TCGAACCGCAACGCGACGTACGGGGGCGGCTGCAGTAAGCTACAAAGAAGCCAGCGATGAACAAACTGACTCATCAGACCTTTTGGAAAATGAGGGGGGTGAAGAGGGGGAGGGGGAGGCGGAGCCGGAGCCCGAAGATCATAGTGAAACTATTGAAAGGGTTCTGGGCCTTAGACGTGGGAAGAAAGGAG TCACGGGCAATGTGACTACAGTTTACTATGTAGAAGAGCATGGAGATCCCAATGAGGGTTGTAATCCTGATGACGAGGAATCAACTGAACTACAGTACCTGATTAAATGGAAAGGCTGGTCCCATATCCACAATACATGGGAGTCGGAGAAGTCACTTAATGATCAAAAGGTCAAGGGCATGAAAAagttagaaaattttattaaaaaggaAGCAGACCTTTCTTGGTGGAGACGACAGGCTTGTCCTGAGGATATCGACTACTATGAATGTCAATCTGAATTACAGCAAGAACTAGTCAAAACATATAACAGTGTGGAAAGGATATTTG ctGAACAAACACGTGAGCTAGAAGGAGGTGGAACAGCTCATGAATATTTCTGTAAGTGGGAATCACTGCCTTATGCGGACGCAACTTGGGAAGATTCTCCTCTTATAGAGAAAAGGTGGCCTAAAGAAGTAGAACAGTTCAAATACAGGGAGGCCGCGAAAACAACGCCCTCTAGACATTGTCCTGTCTTAAAAAGGCGGCCCAAGTTCCATCAGGTCAAAGAACAACCTGAATACATGGGCAAAGATCAG ACTTATATACTGAGAGATTATCAAATGGATGGATTGAATTGGTTAATACATTCCTGGTGTAAAGACAATTCCGTTATATTAGCTGATGAGATGGGCTTAGGCAAAACTATACAGACTATATGTTTTTTATACTACCTGTTTCAAACTCAGCAATTATATGGACCATTTCTATGTGTTGTACCTCTAAGTACGATGACTGCGTGGCAAAGGGAGTTTGCGCAGTGGGCGCCAGATATCAATGTCGTAACATATATCGGTGACGTCAGCAGTAGACATATT ATTAGAGAATTCGAGTGGAGTTTCGCTAGTTCAAAGAGGTTAAAATTTAACGCGATTCTGACGACTTACGAGATTTTACTGAAAGATAGACAATTTCTGAGGTCTTTCAGCTGGGCTTGCTTGTTAGTCGATGAAGCGCATAGGTTAAAGAATGACGACTCACTGTTATACAAGGCACTCAAAGAGTTTGATACAAATCATAGGTTACTTGTAACTGGTACACCACTGCAGAATTCTCTAAAAGAATTATGGGCgcttttacattttataatgCCATATAA GTTTGAATCATGGGAGGAATTTGAGAAAGACCATGAAGATGCAGCAACAAAAGGCTACGAAAAGTTACACAAACAATTAGAACCCTTTATATTGAGGCGGCAGAAGAAAGATGTTGAGAAATCATTGCCTGCAAAAGTGGAACAAATATTAAGAGTGGAAATGACTTCCATACAAAAACAGTACTACAAGTGGATTCTTACAAAAAACTACAGTGCATTACGAAAAGGTGTAAAGGGCTCATTAAATACATTCATCAATATTGTGATAGAGTTAAAGAAATGCTGCAATCATGCACTCCTAACTAAACCAGAGGAGTTCGAGACGCGGGCATCGCTTGCTACTACTGATGCTGTTGAG AAACTTCTCAGAGGCTCTGGTAAACTGCTATTATTAGATAAACTGCTATGCAGGCTAAAAGAAACTGGGCATCGTGTGCTTATATTCTCTCAAATGGTTAGAATGTTGGATATTCTTGCTGAATACTTACAAAGGCGGCACTTTTCATTCCAACGCCTTGACGGGAGCATAAAGGGGGAACTGAGGAAGCAGGCTTTGGATCATTTCAATGCAGAAGGTTCCCAGGATTTTTGCTTTTTACTGTCAACGCGAGCCGGCGGCCTCGGTATTAACTTGGCAACAGCTGATACCGTCATCATATTCGATTCCGATTGGAACCCACAAAATGATCTGCAAGCTCAAGCTCGCGCGCATCGTATTGGACAAAAGAACcag GTCAATATTTATCGATTGGTAACCGCCAGGTCGGTGGAAGAAGATATTGTTGAGAGGGCCAAGAGGAAAATGGTCCTCGACCACCTCGTGATCCAGAGAATGGACACAACGGGGCGAACGGTGCTCAACAAGCGGGACGCTTCCGGGACCACTGTGAACAACCCCTTTAACAAGGAAGACTTGAAcgccatcttgaaatttggcGCTGAAGAATTGTTcaaagatgatgatgaaaatgaagAAGATCCTGTT TGCGACATAGATGAAATTCTTCAAAGAGCAGAAACGAGAGATGAAGGGCCAGCAATGGTGGGAGATGAACTTCTTTCTGCATTCAAAGTTGCCAGTTTCGCATTTGATGAGGAAAAAGCTGTTATGGAAGTCAAGAAAGATAGCGCGGAAGAAGCTGGAAAGGACTGG GATGACATAATTCCagaaaatgttaggaaaaatatAGAAGAGCAggagaaaaataaggaaatcGAGGATTTGTACTTACCGCCGAGAAGGAAGAATATGAACCAAAATAATGCAGAAGGAG GTCGCAAGCGCCGAGGTCGCGGTGAGGCTGGTGACGGCGGTGAGGGTGAAGGCGGCGAGGGTGCGGACGGGGACGCCGAGAGTGACGGCTCGGACCCCGACGCGAGCGGCGACGACGACCGACCCCGCAAGCGCGGCCGCCCTCCCGCTTCACACCGCGAGAAGATTAAGGGCTTCACTGATCAAGAG ATAAGGAGATTTGTTAAGAGCTTCAAGAAGTTCTGTGCACCATTGAAGCACCTGGACAGCATAGCATGCGATGCAGAACTGCAGGAGAAACCACTCGCCGAACTCAAGAAGTTGGGCGAAATCCTACAAGAGAGATGCAAAGCAGTATTGAATGACACCACAGAGACACCAGCCA atgaAAATAGTGACGGGCGTAAGAATGCAAGAAAAACGTTCAAGCTTGGCGGCGTGCCTGTTAATGCCAAGACAATGGCTGCCTGCCAGGACGAACTCGCGCCCCTGGACGATTTCCTGCCACAAACTAAAGAGGAAAGACTGAAGTGGCAGTTGGATTTCAG AACGAGACCAGCAAATTTCGATATCGAATGGGGAGTAGAAGACGATTCAAGACTGTTAGCTGGCATTTATCAGTATGGTATGGGATCATGGGAAGCAATCAAAATGGACTCTTCATTTGGTATAGGTGATAAAATCCTCACAAACGGAGACAAAAAACCACAGGCGAAGCATTTACAGTCGAGGGCAGAGTATTTGTTGAAGCTAATAAAAAAACTACTAGATCAGAAAAACGGCAAACAAAAACAGAGAAAACCAAGGATGAAGAAGGGGGCCAAAGAACCAATAACAAAAGACACAATTGAAGATGATTTAAGTTCTGGTGCTGAGAGCAAAAAAGGGAATAAAAATGCTAAGAATAATGATAAAGGAGAAAAG GCTAAATCGAAAGTTGAAGATGTGTTAACACATGACGAAGCGTCTAATGACAGGAAAGAGAAAGACAAGAAGCGCACAAAAAAGGAAGGCAAAGATCGGACTAAAAATGATAAAGGGAGAGGCCGTAAAAAGCCAGCAGGTCCCATGCACTTCACCGCTAATAACGAACCTAGAGCTTTAGAACTGTTAGGCGACCTAGATCCATCTGTCTTTGATGAG TGCAAAGAAAAAATGAGACCAGTCAAAAAAGCACTACGCGCTCTCGATAATCCTGATCAAACCTTGTCAGAATCGGAACAGGTTTCGAGGACCAGAGCTTGCCTGACCCAAATAGGAAGCCAAATAGACATATGCTTAGCTGAATACCCAGATCCTGAAAAGAAAGTCGAATGGAGAAGTAATCTGTGGTATTTTGTGTCTAAGTTTACAAATTTTGATGCAAAGCAATTGTACAGGTTGTATAGATATGGTCTTAAGAAAAGTGATAGTAAAAAGGATGGAAAGCATAAAGAAAATAAG TCacatgtaaaaaataatataaataactccAATAACCATATTAAGTCATATAAAAAAGACAAAGACAAGGACAAAAGTAACAGAAAAGAGAAAAGGCCGAAAACCGATAAAGATGATAAGAAGAATGATAAAACTGCACATGCATCAGGAGTAAAAAGGAAACTGGAGGAAGGGGAATGTGACCCTGAACCGACCGAAAACAAACGTCACGAAAG AGACCGGAGCCGTTCGGAGCGGGAAAGGGAGCGGGACCGCGATCGGGACCGGGACAGGGACCGGGAGCGGGACCGGGAACGAGATCGAGACCGAGATCGTGAACGGGACCGCGAGCGCGACCGGGACCGGGAGCGGTCGCGAACGCGGCGTGACAGCGGGGGCGTGAATCCGAGGGTGCGTCCGCCGTACGCGCAGCACGCGCACACTGACCACGCCGTGCACCCGGCGCACCCCGCGCACCCGGCGCACCCTGCCTGGACCCCGCCCGCCTACCCCGGGCCCCGGCAGTACCGAGGCGGCGACCGGACTGCGCGACCTCACGATAAGAGACG GTTTGGAGGCTACGGCGCGATGACAGCAGGGCCATACGGTAGCGGGTACTTCGAAGGAGCCGTCATTCCGGGCGGCATGGGCTTCCCGCCTGTGCGCCCCTACCCCGAGGACTGGCGGGGTTATGCGCAGCCCGATTACGCGTATGATGAACGGGACTACGAGCGCGAGGTCTATAGGAGAGACTACGATCGACGCGCTCCTCCAACATAA